Proteins found in one Aethina tumida isolate Nest 87 chromosome 1, icAetTumi1.1, whole genome shotgun sequence genomic segment:
- the LOC109595454 gene encoding B2 protein-like isoform X1, giving the protein MKFFIAFVALAVIGAKAASLTEEQKQKLIGYHKECQAQSGVENLTIEDAKAGKYRDDPKAKSHLLCVSKKVGLQNEAGEIQKDVIIEKLTKLLGNGELAQSLVEKCAIPQATPEDTAYSVLRCYHENTPDHISLV; this is encoded by the exons ATGAAATTCTTCATTGCTTTTGTTGCTTTGGCCGTAATTGGCGCAAAG GCTGCTTCATTAACCgaagaacaaaaacaaaaactcaTTGGCTATCACAAGGAATGCCAGGCTCAATCTGGAGTCGAGAATTTAACCATCGAAGATGCTAAAGCTGGTAAATACAGAGACGATCCAAAAGCCAAGAGTCACTTGCTTTGTGTCTCTAAGAAAGTTGGTCTCCAAAATGAAGCCGGAGAGATTCAGAAGGATGTGATTATCGAAAAACTCACTAAACTCTTGGGTAACGGTGAATTGGCCCAATCCTTGGTAGAAAAGTGCGCCATCCCACAGGCTACTCCTGAAGACACTGCTTACTCTGTCTTGAGATGTTACCACGAAAATACTCCTGATCATATTAgcttagtttaa